The nucleotide window GCCCTGCTGGTGAGCTACGGGGCGACGGGCCGGGCGCTGGCCCCCCTGCGCCCGCTGGGCCCGGCTGGCCGTGGGCACAGGGCTGCAGctggccgccgccgccgccttcgGGCTCGTGGAGGAGCTGACGGGCTACTGCTACGCCCCGCTGCCGGCCGGCACCCTGCTGCCCCCCGTGCCCGACCGCCCCGGGCTGCCTGGCCGCCGGGCACCGCTGGCGTGGCTACCTGCCCTCCCGGCCCACCTTCCTGCTCACCTTctgcagcctgctgctggccgAGGAGCTGGCAGTCTTCCGGCGCTACCTGGCCCGCGGCCACCCGGCCGGCACCCCCCTGCGCCTCGTCTTCCTGCTCAACGTGCTGCTGCTCGCCCTGTGGAACCTCCTGCTGCTGGGCACGGCCGTGTACGGCCCGGCCTACGGGCCCCAGCTGGTGGGGGCCGCCCGTGGCCACCCTGGCCTGGTACCTCACCTACCAGGGCTGGTACCGGGCCCGCTGGTCGCCGGGCCGCCCGGGGGGCCGGCCTCTTCCTGAAGGGCGAGCTGCGCGCCTGAGGGCCCCAGGCGGCCGGGAGAAGCCCGGGCCCTTCCCCCGGAGCCTTGAAAGGGGACCCGCGGCCAGGGCGTAGATTGGGGGGGTGGCCTGCTGAGGGAACCCAGGCAGCCTGGGCAAGTGGGGGCAGACCTAGGAGGCCAGGTGCAGGAACCCAGGTGGCCGGGGAGGGCACCCCCTGCCCGTCATCCTCGAAAGGGGCTGATGCTCTCTCCTGAgggaaatgtgtgtggggggggtaacTTGTGGGGGGGGAACCTAGGTGTCTGGGAGTTGGGGGTTGTGATGGGGGGAACCCCAAGTGTCTGGGGAGGAATGGAGGCCCCCCTTCCTTTGGGGGGGGCAGAAGAGTGGCGGGGGGCTTAATTCAGGGATGGGGCCCCAGCGATCTGGGGGGATCCCACCATGGAGTGAATAACAGCAGCaggacccaggcatccggggCCCAAAT belongs to Eretmochelys imbricata isolate rEreImb1 unplaced genomic scaffold, rEreImb1.hap1 Scaffold_35, whole genome shotgun sequence and includes:
- the FITM1 gene encoding LOW QUALITY PROTEIN: fat storage-inducing transmembrane protein 1 (The sequence of the model RefSeq protein was modified relative to this genomic sequence to represent the inferred CDS: deleted 3 bases in 3 codons) is translated as MAGSGGRLPLALLAPVAAGARALARGLVFLCSERCAWLLGAPCLRRAYHAWLAGAVLLGPLLHPFANPHAILANQRNFFSRTFVASAWGWTCILAGGFALLVSYGATGRALAPLRPLARLAVGTGLQLAAAAAFGLVEELTGYCYAPLPAGTLLPPVPDRPGLLAAGHRWRGYLPSRPTFLLTFCSLLLAEELAVFRRYLARGHPAGTPLRLVFLLNVLLLALWNLLLLGTAVYGPAYGPQLVGAAVATLAWYLTYQGWYRARWSPGRPGGRPLPEGRAARLRAPGGREKPGPFPRSLERGPAARA